ACCGTGCTCAAGAGCGGCCTGCTGACCTTGCACAACGCGTCGGGCGGTGTGGTGGCGTTCAATGCCTTGCGGCTGGTGGAGTCGCTGGCGCCACTGCTGCTGTTTATCGCCTTGTTCTGGATGTGGAAAGACGCCGCGCTGGAAGCGGCGCTGATCAGTTGGCTGGCCGGCATCAGCCTGGTGGTGCTGGCTGGCTGGGTCTGGCTCAACCGTGCGCAACCCTTGACGTTGCAATGGGACCGCGCCAGCCAGAAAGAACTGTTGCGCTACAGCGCCCGTAGCCATCCCGATTTGTTGTTCCAGCAAGTCATTCTGCGCTCCGACTACCTGTTCATCGGTGCCTTGCTCGGCAGTACGGCATTGGGTCATTACGCCATGGCCAGCGCTGCCGCCGAGTTGCTGCTGATCGTCCCGGAAGCGGTGACCACACCCCTGATGAAACGCCTGCTGCAACAGGACGAAGGCATGGAACGCCTGACGCCGTTGGCCTTGCGCCTGACCGCCACGGTGATGCTCGGTGCCTGCCTGACCATGGCCGTGATCGGGCAATGGCTGATCGTCACCCTGTTCGGCATTGCCTATCAACCGGCCTACCCGGCCTTGCTGGCCCTGCTGCCGGGGCTGCTCGGTCTTTGCTATGCGAGCATCCTGCGCCTGGACTTGCTGGGCAAAAATCGACCCGGCACGGTTTCGCTGCTGGTGGGCCTCGGCGCGCTGCTGAACCTGGCCCTGAACCTGTTGCTGATCCCGCTGTATGGCATCGTCGGTGCTGCGGCGGCATCGTCCATCGCCTACCTGGCGGTGACCGTCGCGCTGCTGGTGATGTACTGCCGGTTGAGCGGCGTACCCTTCTGGCAAACCCTGATCATCCTGCCCAGTGATGTGGCACCGATGCTTCAGATACTGCAACGGAAATCAGCATGAAACCCCTGGTGCTGCTGTTGAGCCTGGGCCTTGGTTTGAGTGCTCAGGCGGCGCCCATGCGCTGGACCGACATTCGCGACGGCAGCCTGTACCTGCAAGCGGATCGCCCCGACACGTTGACCATCCAGTGGGTCCCGGCGTGGCAGGCCGATGCCAACGAAGAACACCTGTACCTGCTCGACGGCAACGGCAACCTGAAGGGTGATCGCCGGATCGCCGCCAGTGAAACACGCGGCAAGCAGAGCTGGCCGCTGGCGCCGGGTGCCGCCAGTTATCGACTGGAAATTCCGGGCTACAGCTTCCGCCGCTACACCGTCGAACATGACGAACACACCGTGGCGTTATTCGCCCCGGCCAAGGTGCATTTCAGCGCCGAAGCCCGTGGCGGCGATGAGCTGTATTTCAAAATCGCACCGGGGGAACACGCGGTACTGGCCGGCAAGTTTCATGGTGGAGTCGGCGCCCTGCAGGCGCAGCGTGTGGGTGATAACAAACAAGTGTCGCTGATGCTCAAGCCCTATCGCGCCTATTGGCAATTCGATCAGCTCGAACTGCCCGTCACCCAGGACGAACAAGTCTGGCGCCTGCGCCTGCAAGGCAGCGGCAAGGTCGCGTTCTGGCTCGATGGCACGGCAAACCTGTTCGCCCAGAACCCGCAGCAACTCAAGCCGCTGCGCGAGGACGCTGGCCAGACCCGGCTGACCCTGCATAAAGAGACGCTCGGCCCGACCCCGAACCTGGGCATTTATTTGCCCTACGTGCTGCCGCCGCAATCCAGTTTCGCGGCGCTCGACGCCCTCAAGCCTCAGGCGGGTTCCTACTACAGTTTCGTCGACGTCACGGCGCAAAATCCGCACCACGAAGATGCGTTCCGCCAGCTCTATCAGAACCGCTTCGGCATTACGCAGGACATTACGCTGTTGGCCGGCAGCCAGCGTCAGGCCGATCTGCGCGCCGACACCGTGAGCAACGCCGGCCTCGACGCCTGGCTCGCCGCCACCCGTGCCCTCGGTGGTGGCGGCACTCACTACATCGCGTTCGCCGACGAGCCGAATCTCAACTACTCGAGCTACGCCAACTACCAGGCGATCTTCAACAGCATGGCCCGGCAAGTGCGCAGCGATCCGGCCAACGCCAAGGCCGGCATTCGCATTGCCATGCCCGCCAGTTCACGCTTCGTCAACGGCCCGTTCACCGACGATGCTGCCGACAAGCGCGGTATCGACTGGGCACGGCGCCTGCTGGCTGAATCCGGCGAGCAGATCGACGCCCTCGCCTGGCACGAATGGATGGTTCGCGACCTGCTGGCGACCCGGGTCTACCGCGACAGCGTGCGCCGCGCCGCCGAGCTGGTGGGCCTCGATGCCAAGGGCCGGCCACGCAAGGCCTTGCTGCTGGACCAGACCAACCTGTCCAGCGGCTCAAGCCTGAGCCCCTACGATCAGGAAACCCATTTCGCTTCGCTGTGGTGGGCCTCGGTGGTCATCAACTCGGCGCAGGACGGCTTGCTGGACATGCTCAACTGGTTCCAGGCCGCCGACGAACCGAACTACCCCAAAGGCATGGTGCGGGTGCTGGGCGGCGATCGTTTCGAGCTCAAACCGGTGGGCCTGGCCCAACAATTCATCCGGCAGCACTGGCTGAAAAACGTCATGCGCCTGGACAACGA
The Pseudomonas sp. GR 6-02 genome window above contains:
- a CDS encoding oligosaccharide flippase family protein — its product is MSRSHYLKHLALSMGTKLAMIGLRLLRNVLLARILGPSERGLFALLSTLPDLISAATSGGLNSAVGYQAAKQRPMGLLLSQVLVFGCLLAGLLTLLVVALTREFGSELDITTQLGLLAWLLLLAVPLTVLKSGLLTLHNASGGVVAFNALRLVESLAPLLLFIALFWMWKDAALEAALISWLAGISLVVLAGWVWLNRAQPLTLQWDRASQKELLRYSARSHPDLLFQQVILRSDYLFIGALLGSTALGHYAMASAAAELLLIVPEAVTTPLMKRLLQQDEGMERLTPLALRLTATVMLGACLTMAVIGQWLIVTLFGIAYQPAYPALLALLPGLLGLCYASILRLDLLGKNRPGTVSLLVGLGALLNLALNLLLIPLYGIVGAAAASSIAYLAVTVALLVMYCRLSGVPFWQTLIILPSDVAPMLQILQRKSA